In Amycolatopsis endophytica, the following are encoded in one genomic region:
- a CDS encoding cysteine hydrolase family protein: MSSQVIDVARTAVLVIDMQNDFVEEGAPLEFPEGRRVIPAIQKVLAAARGRGMAVLHATHVHRPGGADMGIHRDLYPPVAAGQALVDGERGAEIHPGLAPRPGEPVIKKHRYNSFYATDLEIILRGLGVDTVVLTGMTTECCVLGTARGALERGFRSVVVSDACASCDYPDLGAGPMSAGEMHVAALRVMALTSSQLTGADEFLARLP; this comes from the coding sequence ATGAGCAGCCAGGTGATCGACGTGGCCCGCACCGCGGTGCTCGTCATCGACATGCAGAACGACTTCGTGGAGGAAGGTGCGCCGCTGGAGTTCCCGGAAGGGCGGCGCGTCATCCCTGCCATCCAGAAAGTGCTCGCCGCGGCGCGCGGCCGCGGGATGGCCGTCCTGCACGCCACGCACGTCCACCGTCCGGGTGGGGCGGACATGGGAATCCACCGCGACCTGTACCCGCCGGTCGCGGCCGGACAGGCGCTCGTCGACGGCGAACGCGGTGCGGAGATCCATCCCGGGCTCGCCCCGCGGCCGGGGGAGCCGGTGATCAAGAAGCACCGCTACAACTCCTTCTACGCGACCGACCTGGAGATCATCCTGCGCGGACTGGGCGTGGACACGGTGGTCCTGACCGGGATGACGACCGAATGCTGCGTCCTGGGAACGGCCCGGGGTGCCCTGGAGCGCGGGTTCCGCTCCGTGGTGGTTTCGGACGCGTGCGCGTCGTGTGACTACCCGGATCTCGGGGCAGGTCCCATGTCCGCCGGGGAGATGCACGTGGCCGCGTTGCGGGTGATGGCACTGACCTCCTCGCAGCTGACCGGCGCCGACGAGTTCCTCGCCCGGCTGCCGTGA
- a CDS encoding FAD-dependent monooxygenase, whose amino-acid sequence MTQHSEDRAGVLVVGAGPAGLTLAIDLAQRGVPCHVVEMTEERGVNPRCNTTSARSMEIFRRLGLAGEIRRAGLPVDHPTSIHYRTTLGGEEIYRIDLPSAREVLAGEGKDGWPTPEPQHRISQLYLEPILERHAGALTGLTLERGTRLVSLRQCDDHVEAVLETAGERRTLRYAYVVGCDGAHSTVRRQLGIRYEGVDAIQRFVSTFVRSPELGRLAARDRAWTYWTYGHRIASLIAIDGASLWLNHVAFAPDHDTEAEDPAQLLRDSVGKPVEHEVLGVVRWTGRRLVARRYRADRVFLAGDAAHIWIPVGGFGMNAGIQDAATLGWMLAAVHHGWAPPELLDAYEAERKPVGEQFATAVGAQARTSFADVPPEIHLPGPDGERARAEFAERLAVTEPRRYSPDGFSFGYHYAGSPLVVGGGHAEITMGDFQDRARPGFRLPHAWLDDDRSVLDVLGHGFTLLRVNPRTATTSWTRAARELGIPLAVVDLPGRWPDRYPAELLLVRPDQHVAWMGGAEGRPEKLLPTVTGRVPAPQR is encoded by the coding sequence ATGACACAGCACAGCGAAGACCGGGCCGGTGTCCTGGTCGTGGGCGCCGGGCCCGCCGGCCTGACTCTCGCCATCGACCTCGCGCAGCGCGGCGTCCCCTGCCACGTCGTGGAAATGACCGAGGAGCGGGGGGTGAACCCCCGGTGCAACACCACCTCCGCGCGGTCGATGGAGATCTTCCGGCGGCTCGGGCTGGCCGGCGAGATCCGCCGGGCCGGCCTGCCGGTGGACCATCCGACCTCGATCCACTACCGGACGACCCTGGGCGGCGAGGAGATCTACCGGATCGATCTGCCGTCCGCGCGTGAGGTACTGGCGGGCGAAGGCAAGGACGGCTGGCCGACGCCGGAGCCGCAGCACCGGATCTCCCAGCTCTACCTCGAGCCCATCCTGGAGCGGCACGCGGGCGCGCTCACCGGGCTGACCCTCGAGCGCGGCACCAGGCTGGTCTCCCTCCGGCAGTGCGACGATCACGTCGAGGCGGTGCTGGAGACCGCGGGTGAGCGCCGCACGCTGCGGTACGCGTACGTGGTCGGCTGCGACGGCGCCCACAGCACCGTCCGCAGGCAACTGGGCATCCGGTACGAAGGCGTCGACGCGATCCAGCGGTTCGTGTCGACCTTCGTCCGCTCGCCCGAGCTGGGCCGGCTCGCCGCCCGCGACCGGGCCTGGACGTACTGGACCTACGGCCACCGGATCGCGTCGCTGATCGCGATCGATGGCGCGTCATTGTGGCTCAACCACGTGGCCTTCGCCCCTGACCACGACACCGAGGCCGAGGACCCGGCACAGCTGCTGCGGGACTCCGTGGGCAAGCCCGTGGAGCACGAAGTGCTCGGCGTGGTCCGCTGGACCGGACGGCGGCTCGTCGCCCGGCGGTACCGCGCGGACCGGGTGTTCCTGGCCGGCGACGCCGCCCACATCTGGATCCCCGTCGGGGGGTTCGGGATGAACGCGGGCATCCAGGACGCGGCGACCCTCGGGTGGATGCTGGCGGCCGTCCACCACGGATGGGCGCCACCGGAGCTGCTGGACGCCTACGAAGCGGAGCGCAAGCCGGTCGGCGAGCAGTTCGCCACCGCGGTCGGTGCCCAGGCACGCACGTCGTTCGCGGACGTCCCGCCGGAGATCCACCTGCCCGGCCCGGACGGCGAGCGGGCCCGCGCGGAGTTCGCCGAGCGGCTCGCCGTCACCGAGCCGCGCCGGTATTCACCCGACGGGTTCAGCTTCGGCTACCACTACGCGGGCTCGCCACTGGTGGTCGGCGGTGGCCACGCCGAGATCACCATGGGGGACTTCCAGGACCGGGCGCGGCCGGGGTTCCGGCTGCCGCACGCGTGGCTCGACGACGACAGGTCGGTGCTCGACGTGCTCGGCCACGGCTTCACCCTGCTGCGCGTGAACCCGCGGACCGCGACGACGTCCTGGACCAGGGCCGCCCGCGAACTCGGCATCCCCCTCGCCGTCGTGGACCTGCCCGGGCGATGGCCCGACCGCTACCCCGCCGAGTTGCTGCTCGTCCGCCCGGACCAGCACGTCGCCTGGATGGGTGGTGCGGAGGGCCGCCCCGAGAAGCTCCTGCCCACAGTCACCGGGCGCGTCCCCGCCCCCCAGCGGTAG
- a CDS encoding alpha/beta fold hydrolase, which translates to MPATSDLVLLHGGGPGVDAASNWSSVRSRFEGEFRCLAPDLLGFGTRIAGTSGLTGPRAWALARARQVRDLLDQHGLERVHVVGNSAAGGAAALALLSMAPERVDRAVVMGGAGTGPLPPAIPFYDNPTRTAMRATLARLVADERVHEELLDELTELRLRQARRPGAESAFRSMFADVADGPPPVDLAKITTPVLALHGECDRVSPAEVSERLAASLPDARLDVVAGAGHWIHVDRPDEFCTLVGEFLSA; encoded by the coding sequence GTGCCGGCCACATCAGATCTCGTGCTGCTCCACGGCGGTGGACCCGGCGTCGACGCGGCGAGCAACTGGTCGAGCGTGCGGTCCCGGTTCGAGGGCGAGTTCCGCTGCCTGGCGCCCGATCTCCTCGGGTTCGGCACGCGGATCGCCGGAACGAGCGGGCTCACCGGGCCGCGGGCCTGGGCGCTGGCCCGCGCCCGGCAGGTACGAGATCTCCTCGACCAGCACGGCCTGGAGCGCGTCCACGTGGTCGGCAACTCGGCCGCGGGCGGGGCCGCGGCATTGGCGTTGCTGTCCATGGCGCCCGAGCGGGTCGACCGGGCGGTCGTCATGGGAGGAGCCGGGACGGGGCCGCTGCCGCCCGCGATTCCGTTCTACGACAACCCCACCAGGACCGCCATGCGAGCCACCCTCGCCCGGCTGGTCGCCGACGAGCGCGTCCACGAAGAACTGCTCGACGAGCTCACCGAGCTCCGGCTGAGGCAGGCACGGCGCCCCGGCGCCGAATCCGCGTTCCGGTCGATGTTCGCCGACGTCGCGGACGGCCCGCCGCCGGTCGACCTCGCGAAGATCACGACCCCGGTGCTCGCACTGCACGGGGAGTGCGACCGGGTCTCGCCGGCCGAGGTCTCCGAGCGCCTGGCGGCGTCCCTGCCCGATGCCCGCCTCGACGTGGTGGCCGGGGCGGGGCACTGGATCCACGTCGACCGGCCCGACGAGTTCTGCACGCTGGTAGGGGAGTTCCTGAGCGCATGA
- a CDS encoding MFS transporter, with protein MALPGLTDRRDEAGFPLNVLEEVKNSPMSRAQVGAVALCLVINLIDGFDLLVTSFVGPAITREWGLSPSAVGVLLSGGLAGMAFGGLFLAPLADRIGRRRLTLGCLALAALGMLAASASQDLGQLLVCRLVTGAAVGAMAASLPVLTSEYANHRRRGLVVALITTGYGLGSFVAGIASGLLLGPFGWRAVFVFGSAATAVLFVAGLRYLPESMDYLVARRPHHALDKLNRILASMGRASVEDLPAAPPASASRKVALDSLFRGGNALRTALVWVAFIAAQMTFYFASSWTPSLLLKAGMSNQQGISGGVLFSIGGVTGAVLLGLLVSRVGPRRLTAAYFGIGALFLILFSVSLSTLATALVVAVLVGLFLNGAISGMNVIIPNLYPAEARATALGLAVAVSRLGAVLAPLIAGFLLQAGWAPGSMFRIFAIPGVIGAFAVLLLVRFRRTPASSSSSRSGTVESAVADA; from the coding sequence ACTCACCGATGAGCCGGGCCCAGGTCGGGGCGGTCGCCCTGTGCCTGGTGATCAACCTGATCGACGGGTTCGACCTCCTGGTCACGTCCTTCGTCGGGCCGGCGATCACCCGCGAGTGGGGTTTGTCCCCCTCGGCAGTGGGAGTACTGCTCAGCGGAGGGCTGGCCGGGATGGCCTTCGGCGGGCTCTTCCTCGCGCCCCTCGCCGACCGCATCGGGCGACGGCGTCTCACTCTCGGCTGTCTCGCCTTGGCCGCACTGGGGATGCTCGCCGCCTCCGCGTCGCAGGACCTCGGCCAGCTCCTCGTCTGCCGGCTCGTCACGGGCGCGGCGGTGGGCGCGATGGCGGCCAGTTTGCCGGTACTCACCTCCGAGTACGCGAACCACCGGCGCCGGGGGCTGGTCGTAGCGCTGATCACCACCGGGTACGGTCTGGGTTCGTTCGTCGCCGGGATCGCCTCGGGCCTGCTGCTGGGTCCGTTCGGCTGGCGGGCGGTCTTCGTGTTCGGCAGCGCCGCCACCGCCGTCCTCTTCGTGGCCGGGCTGCGGTACCTGCCCGAGTCGATGGACTACCTCGTCGCACGCCGGCCGCACCACGCCCTGGACAAGCTGAACCGGATCCTCGCTTCGATGGGCCGCGCCTCCGTCGAGGACCTGCCCGCGGCACCCCCGGCCTCGGCGTCGCGCAAAGTGGCGCTCGATTCGTTGTTCCGCGGAGGCAACGCCCTTCGGACGGCACTGGTCTGGGTGGCCTTCATCGCGGCGCAGATGACGTTCTACTTCGCGAGTTCGTGGACTCCCAGCCTGCTGTTGAAGGCCGGCATGTCCAACCAGCAGGGCATCAGCGGCGGCGTTCTGTTCAGCATCGGCGGGGTCACCGGCGCCGTCCTGCTGGGATTGCTGGTGTCCCGGGTCGGACCGCGGCGGCTCACCGCGGCCTACTTCGGCATCGGCGCCCTCTTCCTCATCCTGTTCTCCGTGTCGTTGTCGACGCTGGCCACCGCTCTGGTCGTGGCCGTGCTCGTCGGACTGTTCCTCAACGGCGCGATCTCGGGGATGAACGTCATCATCCCGAACCTCTACCCGGCCGAAGCCCGCGCGACGGCGCTCGGCCTGGCCGTCGCCGTGAGCAGGCTCGGTGCCGTCCTGGCACCCTTGATCGCCGGTTTCCTGCTGCAGGCCGGCTGGGCCCCCGGTTCGATGTTCCGGATCTTCGCGATCCCCGGCGTGATCGGGGCCTTCGCGGTGCTCCTCCTCGTCCGGTTCAGACGCACTCCCGCCAGTTCTTCCTCGTCCCGCTCCGGAACTGTCGAAAGCGCGGTGGCCGACGCATGA